A region of Thermococcus argininiproducens DNA encodes the following proteins:
- a CDS encoding ADP-dependent ribose-1-phosphate kinase encodes MFDVIAIGNLNYDITLLVERFPEFHEKIIAKGAHFGLGGAAGNTASWLAQMGLKVGFIGAVGNDEIGEAHINYFKKVGVDVNGIKVIEEHSGIAISMIKGEDKRIVKHLGANAYREVDFRYLSKAKYIHMSSNPKKLIEKVVEFACERDIPVFLDIGEAEVPKHIENKITYLLMNEDEFKRKYGSLKNVHIVKAKNLIITLNGGGALIRDENEKVFEVKGLSAEVIDSTGAGDAFDAGFIYGVVNGWNLKDAATLGTFLAYLTVQKIGARTAIIPLEEIKKNAKKLNVKLPF; translated from the coding sequence ATGTTTGATGTGATTGCAATAGGCAATCTTAACTATGATATCACGCTTTTAGTTGAAAGATTCCCAGAATTTCATGAAAAGATCATAGCTAAAGGTGCTCATTTTGGATTAGGAGGTGCTGCCGGCAATACGGCTTCTTGGCTTGCCCAAATGGGGCTTAAAGTTGGATTTATTGGCGCAGTCGGAAATGATGAGATTGGAGAGGCCCATATAAACTACTTTAAGAAAGTAGGTGTTGACGTTAACGGAATCAAAGTTATAGAGGAGCACTCTGGAATAGCAATATCCATGATAAAAGGCGAAGATAAAAGGATAGTAAAGCACTTAGGAGCAAATGCTTATCGAGAGGTAGACTTTAGATATTTATCAAAAGCGAAATACATTCACATGTCTTCAAATCCAAAGAAGCTCATAGAAAAAGTTGTTGAATTTGCTTGTGAGAGAGATATTCCTGTTTTTCTAGACATTGGAGAGGCAGAAGTTCCCAAGCACATAGAAAATAAGATAACATACCTCCTAATGAACGAAGATGAGTTCAAACGTAAATATGGAAGCTTGAAAAATGTCCATATTGTGAAAGCCAAAAATTTAATAATTACCCTAAACGGTGGAGGGGCGTTAATTAGGGATGAGAATGAGAAAGTTTTTGAAGTCAAAGGACTAAGTGCTGAGGTCATTGATTCTACTGGAGCAGGAGATGCCTTTGATGCTGGATTCATTTATGGAGTGGTTAATGGATGGAACTTAAAAGATGCAGCAACTTTAGGCACTTTTTTAGCATATCTGACAGTTCAAAAGATTGGAGCCAGAACAGCCATAATACCTCTAGAGGAAATTAAAAAGAACGCCAAGAAACTTAATGTAAAGCTTCCCTTTTAA
- a CDS encoding TldD/PmbA family protein, with protein MEELIKYGEKFFDELEIAIYRTRDASVNIELNEVSTSALRERVVTIIRGLKDKRLGVSIVDTDDKKALRDAIERAYKMSRLNKPDEKWVSLPLPGKYRAPRKMDKEIKEVSPDCFVELAKESIDQALQEEGVVVAGGGGGAEWRESLIMNSNGVNVFQEGGGAFFYIELVGMKGGKVTPGIFDFDARLSLNLDVESVVKSAVQKVKWAFNVERSKTEEAKVILQPWALSSLLNYAFFPAFSGEKLMKGTTPLMNKLEETISSDLLNVYDDPLHELSINPIIADDEGTPTRKNVLVEKGVFKGFIWDNYWANIKEVKSTGNGKRNFSTGGIGIALHNVVIENGEQEIEDIIGEIKHGYLVDSFQGAHSSNPDNGNFAVVANPAFLIEDGEIKGSTVFMMSGNIYELLPSIYAISKEQKVLPFGGSMVVPSVAFENVRIAGK; from the coding sequence ATGGAAGAGTTGATCAAGTACGGGGAAAAGTTTTTTGATGAGCTTGAAATTGCCATTTATAGAACTAGAGATGCAAGTGTAAATATTGAGCTTAATGAAGTTTCTACTTCGGCCCTTAGAGAAAGAGTAGTTACTATAATTAGAGGTCTGAAGGATAAAAGGCTTGGAGTTTCGATAGTTGATACCGATGATAAAAAAGCACTCAGAGACGCAATAGAGCGAGCATACAAGATGTCTAGGCTCAATAAGCCTGATGAAAAATGGGTTTCTCTCCCACTTCCAGGAAAATACAGAGCCCCGAGAAAAATGGATAAAGAAATTAAGGAAGTATCTCCCGATTGCTTCGTTGAACTGGCCAAGGAGAGTATAGATCAGGCTTTGCAGGAAGAGGGAGTCGTGGTTGCAGGTGGCGGAGGTGGTGCTGAATGGAGAGAAAGCTTAATAATGAATTCCAATGGTGTCAATGTGTTTCAAGAAGGTGGTGGAGCGTTCTTTTACATTGAACTCGTGGGAATGAAAGGAGGAAAAGTAACTCCCGGAATTTTTGACTTTGATGCAAGGCTTTCTCTTAACCTCGATGTAGAAAGTGTTGTAAAAAGTGCAGTTCAAAAAGTCAAATGGGCATTTAATGTAGAAAGAAGTAAAACGGAAGAAGCAAAAGTTATTTTGCAACCTTGGGCTCTCTCAAGTCTCTTGAATTATGCTTTCTTCCCAGCCTTTAGTGGCGAGAAGCTCATGAAAGGAACTACTCCGCTGATGAATAAACTTGAAGAAACAATTTCGAGTGATCTTTTAAACGTATATGATGATCCCTTGCATGAACTTAGTATAAATCCCATAATAGCGGATGATGAAGGAACACCAACGAGAAAGAATGTTCTTGTAGAGAAAGGGGTCTTTAAAGGTTTTATTTGGGATAACTATTGGGCAAATATCAAGGAAGTGAAAAGCACGGGAAATGGAAAAAGAAACTTTTCTACTGGAGGAATAGGAATAGCTCTTCACAATGTAGTGATTGAAAATGGGGAACAAGAGATTGAAGATATAATCGGCGAAATAAAGCATGGATACCTTGTAGACAGTTTCCAAGGAGCTCATTCGAGCAACCCAGATAATGGGAACTTTGCAGTGGTAGCAAATCCAGCATTCCTCATTGAAGATGGAGAGATAAAAGGGTCTACAGTCTTTATGATGAGTGGCAATATTTACGAACTATTGCCGAGCATCTATGCGATAAGTAAAGAACAAAAAGTTCTCCCCTTTGGTGGAAGCATGGTTGTGCCATCAGTAGCCTTTGAAAATGTTAGAATAGCAGGGAAGTAG
- a CDS encoding TldD/PmbA family protein, producing the protein MEDRLEKALEWALEKFKPEYLEVRYENVNKNTLELKDGTFTTFAGKDQIGIAVRVLADGAWGFASTNRLDRIEMAIGSAYKLARATAKAKKEKIQLAEVKTYEDIVRSKMKIKPKEVSIEEKVERLAELESLLKADSTIKSTWLRYEDASGEKILLTNEGTKIKWELNYVWQYVWATGKEGERLAAARDEVGAVDYGWELFREREPNEEVAKRVIRKVHAQLQGVAPKRGEFPIVAGPIIVGLIAHEALGHLAEADLTINSPFKDLLGKEVAPEYVTMSERIVEGGFGNDKYDDEGVPVKDIHIIENGVLKQIMLNREYAHKWGMEPNGHARAENYTYPPIIRMRNTIFEPRDWNFEEMIEDIKFGYYVVDFRGGQAQLNSAFQVGIQEGYVIENGEITKPIRDTSISGIAIEALKKISAVGRDFGLEMGRCGKGQAAFVSSGGPHMRFDGGIIIG; encoded by the coding sequence ATGGAAGATAGACTTGAAAAAGCTCTTGAATGGGCTCTTGAGAAATTTAAGCCAGAATACCTAGAGGTACGGTATGAGAATGTAAACAAAAATACTCTTGAGCTTAAGGATGGCACTTTTACAACTTTTGCTGGAAAGGACCAAATAGGCATTGCTGTAAGAGTTCTTGCGGATGGGGCTTGGGGTTTTGCTTCTACAAATAGGCTTGACAGGATTGAGATGGCTATAGGGAGTGCATACAAGCTTGCTAGGGCCACAGCAAAAGCAAAGAAGGAGAAAATCCAACTTGCAGAGGTTAAAACCTATGAAGATATTGTAAGGAGTAAGATGAAAATAAAGCCAAAAGAAGTTTCCATAGAAGAAAAAGTTGAAAGATTAGCTGAACTTGAGTCTCTCCTTAAAGCGGATAGTACTATTAAGTCTACATGGCTCAGGTATGAGGATGCAAGTGGGGAAAAGATTCTTCTCACAAATGAGGGGACTAAAATAAAATGGGAATTAAACTATGTATGGCAGTATGTATGGGCTACGGGTAAAGAAGGAGAAAGACTAGCAGCAGCCAGAGACGAAGTAGGGGCTGTGGATTATGGATGGGAGCTCTTCAGGGAGAGGGAACCCAATGAAGAGGTTGCAAAAAGAGTCATTAGAAAGGTTCATGCCCAGTTACAAGGGGTTGCACCTAAGAGGGGAGAATTTCCAATAGTTGCTGGTCCAATAATTGTAGGTCTCATAGCTCATGAAGCTTTGGGGCACTTAGCTGAGGCAGATTTGACAATAAATTCTCCATTCAAAGATCTTCTTGGAAAAGAGGTTGCTCCAGAATATGTAACAATGAGTGAGCGTATAGTTGAAGGTGGTTTTGGAAACGATAAGTATGATGATGAAGGGGTCCCGGTAAAAGACATTCACATCATTGAAAATGGTGTACTCAAGCAGATAATGTTAAACAGAGAATATGCCCACAAATGGGGTATGGAACCAAATGGTCACGCGAGAGCCGAAAACTATACTTATCCCCCAATAATAAGGATGCGTAATACTATTTTTGAACCAAGAGACTGGAATTTTGAAGAAATGATAGAAGATATTAAGTTTGGTTATTACGTTGTAGACTTCAGGGGAGGTCAAGCCCAGCTTAATTCAGCATTCCAAGTAGGAATTCAGGAAGGCTATGTGATAGAAAATGGAGAAATAACAAAACCAATTAGGGATACATCTATTAGTGGAATTGCAATTGAAGCCTTGAAGAAGATAAGTGCCGTAGGAAGAGATTTTGGCCTTGAAATGGGGAGATGTGGGAAAGGACAAGCAGCTTTTGTAAGTTCTGGCGGGCCTCATATGCGCTTTGATGGGGGAATAATAATCGGGTGA
- a CDS encoding DUF512 domain-containing protein, translating into MYELTEEYKLRKITKYELDMVNEREDLLIIPPSSRAGPCGNDCVFCYLLQNPPQMIYRVAKHDTLNDPELEKRIAYARKNYDLWIRVTDTSANVRFDERRIETLYKAGLDEIQISLHTTKRKVRVELMRNKNAEKIIDLLPKVVEHFRTIADIILVPGYNVRDIGEILRKLDEFGVHEVRLFPIGVTRFSKTRPLSKEELQYVKRIVEEGQKNLDIKIVIPPIFQSLLGEFMLPFEPFEIESEFPVYIFTGELAYPEIKRLFPKLEVIMVKNEFFGGNIGTAGLLTAQDVLREVKKLPEVELGVIFLPELMFYGDLTLDGWKKSDLFNKILVEKGYVVETALEPQEIPKMLERF; encoded by the coding sequence ATGTATGAGCTGACTGAAGAGTACAAGCTCAGAAAGATAACTAAATATGAGCTTGACATGGTGAATGAAAGGGAAGATCTTCTAATTATTCCTCCATCATCTAGAGCAGGGCCGTGCGGAAACGATTGTGTTTTCTGCTATTTGTTGCAGAATCCACCTCAAATGATTTATCGAGTAGCTAAACATGACACTCTAAATGACCCAGAGCTTGAAAAAAGGATAGCTTATGCAAGAAAAAACTATGATTTATGGATAAGGGTTACAGATACGTCTGCAAATGTTCGTTTTGATGAGAGGAGGATAGAAACTCTTTATAAAGCTGGTCTGGACGAGATCCAAATTTCTCTTCATACAACCAAAAGGAAAGTTAGAGTAGAACTTATGAGAAACAAAAATGCTGAAAAAATAATTGACCTTCTACCTAAAGTTGTGGAACATTTTAGGACGATCGCTGACATTATACTGGTACCCGGCTATAATGTTAGGGACATAGGGGAAATCCTTAGAAAATTGGACGAGTTTGGTGTTCATGAAGTTAGGTTGTTTCCAATTGGAGTTACAAGGTTTTCAAAAACGAGGCCTTTGAGTAAGGAGGAACTTCAATATGTCAAGAGAATTGTGGAAGAGGGACAAAAGAACCTTGATATTAAAATAGTGATCCCCCCGATATTTCAATCCCTCCTGGGAGAGTTCATGCTTCCATTTGAGCCATTTGAGATTGAAAGTGAGTTTCCAGTCTATATATTTACTGGTGAGCTGGCTTACCCAGAAATCAAAAGACTTTTCCCAAAACTCGAGGTAATCATGGTAAAAAATGAATTCTTTGGAGGCAATATAGGAACTGCTGGCCTATTGACAGCTCAAGACGTGCTTAGAGAAGTTAAGAAGCTTCCAGAGGTTGAACTGGGAGTTATATTCTTGCCTGAGTTGATGTTTTATGGGGATCTTACATTGGATGGGTGGAAAAAGAGCGACCTCTTTAACAAGATATTAGTAGAAAAGGGATATGTTGTGGAGACTGCTCTTGAGCCACAGGAGATTCCAAAAATGCTGGAGAGGTTTTAA
- a CDS encoding ABC transporter ATP-binding protein produces the protein MHAIEVSNLKKRYPKKIPLPFRKVEWVEAVRGISFKVKKGELFGLLGPNGAGKTTTIKILTTLLEPTEGNAKILGYDLRKDAREIRKRINLVAEGERTLYWRLSGYENLKYFARIYYVPKREEKERIEKLLRFVGLWERRNDLVMNYSRGMKQRLAIAKALINDPEVLFLDEPTLGLDVQSSIFVREFVRKLVDEERKTVLLTTHYMAEAEQLCDRIAIIDHGKIIALDTPDGLKKLVKAEDAVEIRLKGRIPNEIPWRLAIIERDIESDTALLRGTVDEEDLPKLVEWLVKRGAKIISVEQKEPTLEDVFIKLTGRGLRD, from the coding sequence ATGCATGCTATTGAAGTCAGCAACTTAAAAAAACGCTATCCTAAAAAGATTCCTCTCCCGTTTAGGAAAGTAGAATGGGTTGAGGCAGTTAGAGGAATCAGTTTCAAGGTTAAGAAAGGTGAGCTCTTTGGTCTTCTTGGTCCTAATGGAGCAGGAAAGACAACCACAATAAAAATTCTCACCACTCTTTTAGAGCCAACAGAGGGTAATGCGAAGATCTTGGGTTATGACTTAAGAAAAGACGCTAGGGAAATTAGAAAGAGGATAAACCTCGTCGCAGAAGGAGAAAGAACCCTTTATTGGCGTTTGAGTGGTTATGAAAATCTCAAATATTTCGCAAGGATCTATTACGTGCCAAAAAGGGAGGAGAAAGAAAGGATTGAAAAACTTCTTAGGTTTGTTGGGCTGTGGGAGAGACGAAATGACTTGGTAATGAACTACTCTCGGGGAATGAAACAGCGCTTAGCAATAGCAAAGGCCCTGATAAATGATCCGGAAGTGCTCTTTCTGGATGAACCTACACTAGGGTTAGATGTTCAGAGTTCAATATTTGTCAGAGAATTCGTGAGAAAACTCGTTGACGAGGAGAGAAAGACCGTTCTTTTAACAACTCATTACATGGCTGAAGCAGAGCAGCTCTGTGATAGGATCGCCATAATAGACCATGGGAAAATAATAGCTCTTGACACACCAGACGGTCTTAAAAAATTAGTCAAAGCTGAAGATGCAGTTGAAATACGTCTTAAGGGCAGGATACCTAATGAAATTCCTTGGAGATTAGCAATTATCGAGAGGGATATAGAGAGTGATACTGCACTCCTTAGAGGAACCGTAGATGAAGAAGATTTGCCGAAACTCGTCGAGTGGCTTGTGAAAAGGGGTGCGAAGATAATAAGCGTCGAGCAAAAGGAGCCCACTCTTGAAGATGTGTTCATAAAGCTTACAGGAAGGGGGTTAAGGGATTGA
- a CDS encoding 30S ribosomal protein S8e has protein sequence MAIWQGRSLKKPSGGRIIFARKKRKRELGREPAFTRVVEDKEERKIIRTYGGNRKVRLVKALYANVFENGKGKKVKIISVVENPANRQYVRRNIITKGAIIQTEIGKALVTSRPGQEGIVNAVLIKDESA, from the coding sequence ATGGCTATCTGGCAGGGAAGATCACTCAAAAAACCTTCAGGTGGAAGAATCATATTTGCAAGAAAGAAGAGAAAAAGGGAGCTTGGAAGAGAACCAGCATTTACAAGGGTAGTTGAAGATAAGGAAGAAAGAAAGATCATAAGAACCTACGGTGGTAACAGAAAGGTCAGGTTGGTTAAGGCACTCTATGCAAATGTCTTTGAAAATGGAAAAGGTAAGAAAGTAAAGATAATCAGCGTTGTTGAGAACCCAGCAAACAGACAATATGTAAGAAGAAACATTATCACAAAAGGTGCAATAATCCAAACAGAAATCGGAAAAGCACTAGTGACCTCAAGACCTGGCCAAGAAGGCATTGTGAATGCAGTCCTTATAAAAGATGAAAGTGCCTGA
- a CDS encoding NOG1 family protein has protein sequence MKNPFEKMPTILLADEIIDKAFRRAEKAASAFTPRGNIVSKARQREELRIRTVSNVIRDNLRKVLNRTPGVSTLPSFYQELLDTLVDKRMFHKALASINWAVKTIRTLEERYVEKVRYSRDPKEIARLRREFYGRVASILKDINDNLEYLNKARDVLKDMPVIDLDLPTIVIAGHPNVGKSTLLRRLTNAKPEIATYPFTTKGINVGQFEEHWLRYQVIDTPGLLDRPLSERNEIERQAILALKHLGKLIIYIFDPSEYCGYPIEEQMHLFEEVYREFGGFPFIVVLNKTDIANEDKIREVEEFLRERGVESLRIAAEKGLGIEELKKRVIKIIKPEMEAIVHNMGRIEGE, from the coding sequence ATGAAGAATCCATTTGAAAAAATGCCTACTATCCTTCTGGCGGATGAGATTATTGATAAAGCATTTAGGCGCGCTGAGAAGGCTGCATCTGCTTTCACTCCAAGGGGAAATATAGTAAGTAAAGCAAGGCAGAGAGAAGAGCTTAGAATAAGGACAGTTTCAAATGTTATTCGGGATAATCTTAGGAAGGTCCTAAATAGAACGCCTGGAGTCTCAACCCTTCCATCATTTTACCAAGAACTTTTAGATACTCTTGTAGATAAAAGAATGTTTCATAAGGCATTAGCATCAATAAATTGGGCCGTGAAGACCATTCGGACTCTTGAGGAGAGATACGTAGAGAAAGTGAGGTATTCCAGAGATCCCAAGGAAATTGCTCGATTAAGAAGGGAGTTCTATGGAAGGGTTGCAAGTATTTTAAAAGACATTAACGATAATCTGGAATATCTAAACAAGGCCAGAGACGTTCTAAAAGACATGCCAGTGATTGATCTTGATCTTCCCACTATAGTCATAGCAGGCCATCCAAACGTAGGAAAATCTACATTGTTAAGGAGGCTTACAAATGCGAAACCAGAGATTGCAACTTACCCCTTCACCACTAAGGGAATAAACGTTGGGCAATTCGAGGAACACTGGCTTAGGTATCAGGTTATAGACACACCTGGTCTTTTGGATAGACCCTTAAGTGAGAGAAACGAAATTGAAAGACAAGCTATCTTAGCATTAAAGCACCTTGGCAAATTGATAATCTACATCTTTGATCCAAGTGAATACTGTGGATATCCAATCGAGGAACAAATGCACCTTTTTGAGGAAGTTTACAGAGAATTTGGGGGTTTTCCATTTATAGTTGTGCTGAATAAGACGGATATTGCCAATGAGGATAAGATAAGGGAGGTAGAGGAGTTTTTAAGAGAGAGGGGTGTTGAATCTTTACGGATTGCAGCTGAGAAAGGTTTAGGAATAGAGGAGCTTAAAAAAAGAGTCATAAAAATAATAAAACCAGAGATGGAGGCTATTGTCCACAATATGGGCAGAATTGAAGGTGAATAG
- a CDS encoding ABC transporter permease, translating to MGVTSELKALYGVAVKNWRIFTSYKLWLVSDVMFGFFFVGQALLIGIGLTGERNSPALQQLTGYADYVTFAVLGFMVLGFGLTFLSGFVWSIVEELYAGTLEYSFAAPMRRITFFMGNVLTRIFLSFLYMGIYIPIFTLLFNIRFDFLNFLKAIPFLLVGAVGMIGLGMTAAGIVLYLKDPGPFITILEMLVFALSGAMYPVSILPKGLQILAKILPYAPTSEAVRKIVAYGYLNSISEISYLVLLSGTYAIVGYLVYKWSERQARIVGLKSY from the coding sequence ATGGGGGTTACTAGCGAACTTAAAGCCCTATATGGAGTTGCAGTAAAAAATTGGCGTATCTTCACAAGCTATAAACTCTGGTTAGTAAGTGATGTGATGTTTGGTTTCTTCTTCGTAGGCCAAGCCTTGTTAATAGGGATTGGATTAACCGGAGAGAGAAACTCTCCAGCACTTCAACAGCTTACGGGCTATGCAGATTACGTGACTTTTGCAGTGCTCGGCTTTATGGTTCTTGGGTTTGGGCTCACGTTTTTAAGTGGGTTTGTATGGAGTATTGTGGAAGAGTTGTATGCGGGCACGCTTGAATATTCATTCGCTGCTCCCATGAGAAGAATAACATTCTTTATGGGTAATGTTCTCACTAGAATTTTCTTATCTTTTTTGTACATGGGTATTTATATTCCAATTTTCACCTTGCTTTTTAACATTCGATTTGACTTTTTAAACTTCTTAAAGGCCATTCCATTTCTTTTAGTGGGTGCAGTTGGCATGATTGGATTAGGAATGACCGCCGCTGGGATAGTACTTTACTTAAAAGATCCAGGGCCATTTATCACAATACTTGAAATGTTGGTGTTTGCTTTAAGTGGTGCCATGTATCCTGTTTCTATACTTCCAAAGGGACTTCAAATCTTAGCAAAAATTCTCCCTTATGCTCCAACAAGCGAGGCTGTTAGAAAAATTGTTGCTTATGGTTATCTCAATTCGATAAGTGAGATCTCGTATCTTGTACTCCTTTCAGGGACATATGCAATTGTGGGATACTTAGTTTATAAATGGAGTGAAAGACAGGCCAGAATAGTAGGATTGAAGAGTTATTAA
- a CDS encoding ABC transporter permease has translation MILSAVIEKEFRMFFRYPLRVISSVLVGLVFLLQFVFFGQAVLGGRYSALLEVSTGMGDYPTYALIGYVLWWVSVSPMEAYVWGVRRELQRGTFEMNILSPAKMVELLSSLAMSWLLMDSVLMGVVFAIGIVIFDIPLTFSVILKSLPIIFASLVAFLGFGFVFAGLVMMLKNIGPFAQIFEFAMLFFSGVFFPLNVMPKIMVAFSKIFPLTHAAYIVRALFVGTSYVELLGEIKWLFFLIPLYWGIGYALFKWAEKITRVIGYGGY, from the coding sequence TTGATACTCTCTGCAGTTATTGAAAAGGAGTTCAGAATGTTTTTTAGATATCCCCTTCGAGTTATAAGTTCTGTACTAGTTGGGCTAGTCTTTCTTTTACAGTTTGTATTTTTTGGCCAGGCGGTCCTTGGAGGAAGGTATTCTGCTTTATTAGAGGTTTCTACGGGCATGGGGGATTACCCCACATATGCTTTAATAGGATATGTTCTATGGTGGGTTTCAGTATCTCCGATGGAAGCTTATGTCTGGGGGGTGAGGAGAGAACTTCAAAGGGGAACTTTTGAAATGAATATTCTTTCACCAGCAAAAATGGTGGAATTATTGTCTAGTTTGGCCATGAGTTGGTTACTCATGGATTCAGTCCTTATGGGAGTAGTATTTGCAATTGGGATAGTGATATTTGATATTCCTCTTACATTTTCGGTTATTTTGAAGTCTCTTCCAATCATCTTTGCTTCGTTGGTTGCGTTTTTAGGATTTGGATTTGTATTTGCAGGTTTAGTTATGATGTTGAAAAACATAGGGCCATTTGCTCAGATATTTGAATTTGCCATGCTTTTCTTTTCAGGTGTGTTCTTTCCATTAAATGTGATGCCAAAAATTATGGTCGCTTTCTCAAAGATTTTTCCATTAACTCATGCTGCGTATATAGTAAGGGCTCTTTTTGTTGGAACGAGTTATGTTGAGCTTTTAGGAGAGATCAAGTGGCTTTTCTTTTTAATCCCACTATATTGGGGAATTGGTTATGCTCTTTTCAAGTGGGCCGAAAAAATCACTAGGGTGATTGGTTATGGGGGTTACTAG
- the tfe gene encoding transcription factor E, which translates to MKSNDLEGLFMARKRNKELMKFAEEIGGEEAIEVIKALEKKGEATDEELAEVTGIRVNTVRKILYSLYDNQLAEFRRTRDKDTGWYYYYWRLETKRLPEIIKAKKMQELKKLKEVLDEETREIYYHCGTPGHPRLTFDEAMEYEFRCPLCGEMLMQYDNTEIVKELQERIKKLEKELGLKA; encoded by the coding sequence ATGAAATCCAATGATTTGGAGGGCTTATTTATGGCAAGAAAAAGAAACAAGGAACTCATGAAGTTTGCAGAGGAAATCGGGGGAGAAGAGGCAATAGAGGTAATCAAGGCTCTAGAAAAGAAAGGTGAGGCTACAGACGAGGAACTAGCTGAAGTAACTGGAATAAGAGTAAATACCGTGCGCAAAATTCTCTATTCTCTCTACGACAACCAGCTCGCAGAGTTCAGAAGAACCAGAGATAAGGATACTGGATGGTACTACTATTACTGGCGTCTTGAAACAAAAAGACTGCCTGAAATAATAAAAGCCAAAAAAATGCAAGAACTTAAAAAACTCAAAGAGGTGCTTGATGAAGAAACCAGAGAAATCTATTACCACTGCGGAACTCCAGGACATCCAAGGTTAACTTTTGATGAAGCCATGGAATATGAATTCAGATGCCCTCTATGTGGAGAAATGCTTATGCAATATGACAACACTGAAATTGTGAAGGAACTTCAAGAAAGGATAAAAAAACTTGAAAAAGAACTAGGGCTTAAAGCTTGA
- a CDS encoding zinc ribbon domain-containing protein yields MEYSRIEKILASLFVLFLLIASINFLRELENIPKRPDYNYYQEKYGINTLLENQTRLMGLDRELFQDYQKTKDVLTEAERVYLFKREEYRVALENGNVTEDLKNEYVKAKEEYEKAYFQYLGAKSAYEKIHNQLEELNSKIQELSMRASTEYTRAYQAYRLKVLALKLLFALPIFILSFLLLKRYKNIYTLSMISYSSLLLIYLLLSVIWDTIQIIGLSLFGAFATLLALYYIRREYFKPERVYKRRVAQNKCYNCGFPIKEDYLHCPNCGTPLKEKCEHCGALKPIHLQFCPYCGQ; encoded by the coding sequence GTGGAATACTCCCGTATAGAAAAGATATTAGCTAGTTTGTTTGTACTCTTCCTTCTTATTGCAAGCATAAACTTTCTTAGAGAGCTTGAAAATATCCCCAAGAGGCCGGACTATAATTATTACCAAGAAAAATATGGTATAAACACTCTCCTTGAAAACCAGACTCGTTTAATGGGATTAGATAGAGAACTCTTTCAAGATTATCAAAAAACAAAAGATGTCCTAACTGAGGCAGAGCGAGTTTATCTCTTTAAGAGAGAGGAATATAGAGTAGCTCTTGAAAACGGAAACGTCACAGAAGACCTCAAAAATGAATATGTAAAAGCCAAGGAAGAGTATGAAAAAGCATACTTTCAATATCTTGGGGCCAAAAGTGCCTATGAAAAAATCCACAATCAATTAGAAGAACTCAATTCAAAAATCCAAGAACTATCAATGAGAGCGAGTACCGAGTATACCAGGGCCTACCAAGCATATAGGCTCAAAGTTCTGGCATTAAAACTTTTATTTGCCCTTCCAATCTTTATACTCTCCTTCCTTCTCTTAAAAAGATACAAAAACATATACACACTTTCCATGATAAGCTACTCCTCATTACTACTCATCTATCTTCTCCTTTCAGTTATATGGGATACCATCCAGATTATAGGTCTGAGCCTCTTTGGCGCCTTTGCAACTTTGCTAGCACTCTATTACATAAGAAGAGAATACTTCAAACCCGAGAGAGTTTACAAAAGAAGGGTAGCTCAGAATAAGTGCTATAACTGTGGCTTCCCTATAAAGGAGGATTACCTTCATTGCCCTAACTGTGGGACCCCATTAAAAGAAAAATGTGAACATTGTGGAGCTCTAAAACCTATTCACCTTCAATTCTGCCCATATTGTGGACAATAG